Proteins from a single region of Mucilaginibacter daejeonensis:
- a CDS encoding 2'-5' RNA ligase family protein, which yields MNAPPLILTLTLDHVSQQFFNEKRRSHFPPERNYLDAHLTLFHHLPPGQPQVINDIQMAADTYRQMELNITGLKMTGSGVAYMIDCPLLLQLHAYLQKLWWDKLIPQDKHKLWPHITVQNKVPSETATLLKAELEQRFEPFTATGVGLSLFEYLGGPWKPVKQWQFNER from the coding sequence ATGAACGCTCCACCCCTCATTTTGACCTTGACCCTTGACCATGTTAGCCAGCAATTCTTTAATGAAAAGCGCCGGTCGCATTTCCCGCCCGAACGCAATTACCTTGATGCGCACCTAACGCTGTTCCATCACTTGCCACCCGGCCAGCCGCAGGTCATCAATGATATACAGATGGCGGCAGATACTTACCGGCAAATGGAATTGAATATAACAGGTTTGAAAATGACAGGCAGTGGCGTAGCTTATATGATCGACTGCCCGCTGCTTCTACAGCTGCATGCCTATTTGCAGAAGCTTTGGTGGGATAAGCTGATCCCGCAAGACAAGCATAAGCTTTGGCCGCACATCACGGTGCAGAACAAGGTACCCTCGGAGACCGCCACCCTGCTGAAGGCCGAACTGGAACAACGATTTGAACCCTTCACGGCCACGGGTGTTGGCTTAAGCCTGTTCGAGTACCTAGGTGGTCCGTGGAAACCCGTAAAACAATGGCAGTTTAATGAGCGATAA
- a CDS encoding MDR family MFS transporter: MITSTLKLYKEAYQGLSRDSWFLSLVLLVNRSGTMVLPFMTIYCTQKLGFDIAQAGVVMSMFGFGSLAGAYVGGKITDRYGFYDVQLGALFSGGLLFLLLGFMHSFWSVCLTTFILSVCNDAFRPANSTAVAHYSTPENRTRSYSLNRLAINLGWAFGGALGGFLASVNYHLLFWVDGFTNIFSGLLLFKLMPRSTTAMSATVQKAKVSVGSAYRDGIYLWFLLFCILFAGCFFQLFTIQPVFFKTQWHFNETFIGILMSMNGLFIIAIEMVIVHSLDGRRNPLVFIAVGTLITGAGFILSDVFPATAWAAIAIMFFLTIGEIMSMPFMNSFWISRVTEGNTGQYAALYSMAWSVAQIGAPALGSIVVERFGYTVLWWGIGAVSVVAAAGFITLYKLKFSDRSSEALTFEPIN, from the coding sequence ATGATCACTTCAACCTTAAAGTTATATAAAGAGGCCTATCAAGGACTCTCACGTGACAGCTGGTTCTTGTCGCTAGTACTGCTCGTTAATCGTAGCGGAACCATGGTGCTGCCGTTCATGACCATTTATTGCACTCAAAAACTTGGATTTGATATTGCTCAGGCTGGTGTGGTAATGTCCATGTTCGGCTTCGGTTCATTGGCAGGTGCTTATGTAGGTGGTAAGATCACCGACCGTTACGGGTTTTACGATGTGCAGTTGGGGGCTTTGTTCAGCGGTGGACTGTTGTTCTTACTGCTCGGCTTTATGCATAGCTTTTGGTCGGTGTGCTTGACCACGTTCATCCTGAGCGTTTGTAACGATGCGTTCAGGCCGGCCAACTCCACGGCGGTAGCTCATTACAGTACACCCGAGAATCGCACACGTTCTTATTCCTTGAACCGTCTTGCCATCAACCTCGGTTGGGCTTTCGGCGGGGCCTTGGGAGGCTTTTTAGCTTCGGTGAACTATCATTTACTGTTCTGGGTGGATGGGTTTACCAATATCTTTTCGGGCTTACTTTTATTCAAGCTGATGCCGCGTAGTACTACGGCCATGTCGGCCACGGTGCAAAAGGCTAAAGTGAGTGTCGGCTCGGCCTATCGTGATGGTATCTATCTTTGGTTTCTATTGTTTTGCATACTCTTCGCCGGTTGTTTCTTCCAACTGTTCACGATACAGCCCGTGTTCTTCAAAACGCAGTGGCATTTTAACGAAACATTCATCGGCATTCTCATGTCAATGAACGGGCTGTTCATCATCGCTATAGAGATGGTGATCGTGCATAGTTTAGACGGGAGGAGAAACCCATTGGTATTCATTGCCGTGGGTACACTGATCACCGGGGCAGGGTTCATTTTAAGTGATGTGTTCCCGGCAACGGCCTGGGCGGCTATCGCGATCATGTTCTTCCTGACCATTGGCGAGATCATGAGCATGCCGTTCATGAACTCATTTTGGATATCGCGCGTTACAGAAGGCAATACCGGGCAGTATGCCGCTCTATATAGCATGGCATGGTCGGTAGCGCAGATCGGCGCTCCGGCGCTGGGCAGTATAGTGGTTGAGCGCTTTGGCTATACCGTACTTTGGTGGGGAATAGGAGCGGTGAGCGTGGTAGCAGCCGCCGGCTTCATCACCTTGTATAAGCTAAAGTTCAGTGATCGTTCATCAGAGGCGCTAACGTTCGAGCCGATCAATTGA
- a CDS encoding bifunctional 5,10-methylenetetrahydrofolate dehydrogenase/5,10-methenyltetrahydrofolate cyclohydrolase gives MQLLDGKYVSEKLKVEIAEQAAEYLAKSGRKPHLVAVLVGHDGGSETYVASKMRNCEKVGFKSTLVRYEDTVTEEELLAKVAELNADADIDGIIVQLPLPKHIDPEKVTERIDHRKDVDGFHPVNLGRMQRNLPSFIPATPYGITLMLKEYGIDTAGKHCVVVGRSNIVGSPMSILMARNTQPGNCTVTVCHSRTPDIKKFTLDADILIVAIGKKNFITADMVKEGAVVVDVGMNRETSTVTKSGYKLFGDVDFENVAPKASWITPVPGGVGLMTIIGLLQNTLRSANREVYPDLG, from the coding sequence ATGCAATTACTCGACGGAAAATACGTATCTGAGAAACTTAAAGTAGAGATAGCCGAACAAGCGGCAGAATATCTGGCCAAGAGTGGCCGCAAACCTCATTTGGTGGCGGTACTGGTAGGTCATGATGGCGGCAGCGAGACCTATGTGGCCAGCAAGATGCGTAATTGCGAAAAGGTGGGCTTCAAGTCGACACTGGTACGTTACGAAGACACCGTGACCGAAGAAGAGCTTCTGGCTAAGGTGGCCGAGCTGAACGCTGATGCGGACATTGACGGCATTATCGTGCAACTGCCTTTACCCAAGCACATCGACCCTGAAAAGGTTACCGAACGCATTGATCACCGCAAGGACGTGGACGGCTTTCACCCGGTGAACCTGGGCCGTATGCAGCGCAACCTGCCATCATTCATTCCGGCTACTCCTTATGGGATCACGCTAATGCTGAAAGAGTATGGTATCGATACCGCCGGCAAACATTGCGTTGTGGTTGGCCGCAGTAACATCGTGGGTTCCCCAATGAGCATTTTGATGGCTCGTAATACGCAGCCGGGTAACTGCACCGTCACCGTTTGCCATAGCCGCACGCCAGATATCAAAAAATTTACGCTGGATGCTGATATCCTGATCGTGGCCATTGGCAAAAAGAACTTCATCACCGCTGATATGGTGAAAGAAGGTGCTGTGGTAGTGGATGTGGGCATGAACCGTGAGACCTCTACCGTCACTAAGTCGGGTTACAAGCTTTTTGGCGACGTCGACTTTGAGAACGTTGCTCCAAAGGCATCATGGATCACACCGGTGCCAGGAGGCGTTGGCTTGATGACCATTATTGGCCTGTTGCAAAACACTTTACGTTCGGCCAACCGTGAGGTATATCCAGACCTTGGCTAA
- the murA gene encoding UDP-N-acetylglucosamine 1-carboxyvinyltransferase: MKDAFVIQGGKRLKGEIVPQGAKNEALQIISAVLLTSEKVTISNIPDIKDVNKLIDLLGDMGVTIERLAPDTYSFEAKNIDLNFFQSEAFKAKGGGLRGSIMIVGPLLARFGKASIPKPGGDKIGRRRLDTHFLGFEKLGAKFNYNPEDGFFNVDATDLKGTYILLDEASVTGTANIVMAAVLAKGTTTIYNAACEPYLQQLCKMLNRMGAKITGIGSNLLTIEGVTELGGTEHRMLPDMIEIGSFIGLAAMTGSEITIKDVHYKELGIIPEVFKKLGIKLELRGDDIFIPAQDHYEIESFIDGSSMTIADAPWPGFTPDLLSIVLVVAIQAKGSVLIHQKMFESRLFFVDKLLDMGAQIILCDPHRAVVIGLDKQVQLRGISMTSPDIRAGVSLLIAALSAQGESTIYNIEQIERGYQHIDERLRALGADIKRI; this comes from the coding sequence ATGAAAGATGCATTCGTAATACAGGGTGGTAAAAGATTGAAAGGCGAGATCGTACCTCAAGGCGCTAAAAATGAGGCCTTGCAGATCATCTCGGCCGTGCTGCTGACCAGTGAGAAAGTTACCATCAGCAATATACCTGATATCAAGGACGTCAATAAACTGATCGACCTGCTGGGCGACATGGGGGTTACCATAGAACGCCTTGCACCGGATACTTACTCGTTCGAGGCCAAAAATATCGACCTGAACTTTTTCCAGTCTGAGGCTTTCAAGGCCAAAGGCGGCGGTTTGCGTGGCTCGATCATGATCGTTGGCCCATTGCTGGCCCGTTTTGGCAAGGCATCTATCCCTAAACCAGGTGGCGATAAGATCGGCCGTCGTCGTTTAGATACCCACTTCCTTGGTTTCGAGAAACTGGGAGCTAAATTCAACTACAATCCTGAGGATGGTTTTTTCAATGTAGATGCCACCGACCTGAAGGGAACCTACATCCTGCTGGATGAGGCCTCTGTGACCGGTACCGCTAACATTGTGATGGCCGCTGTGTTAGCCAAAGGCACCACTACGATATACAATGCCGCTTGTGAGCCTTACCTGCAACAGCTTTGTAAGATGCTGAACAGAATGGGCGCTAAGATCACCGGTATCGGCTCTAACCTGCTTACCATCGAGGGAGTTACCGAACTGGGTGGTACGGAGCACCGCATGCTGCCTGATATGATCGAGATAGGCTCGTTCATTGGTCTGGCGGCCATGACCGGTTCTGAGATCACTATCAAGGATGTGCACTACAAAGAGCTGGGCATCATTCCAGAAGTATTCAAAAAATTGGGTATCAAACTGGAACTGCGCGGCGACGATATCTTCATTCCGGCGCAAGATCATTATGAGATCGAGAGCTTTATTGATGGGTCGAGTATGACCATTGCCGATGCGCCATGGCCAGGCTTTACGCCCGATCTGTTGAGCATTGTACTGGTAGTGGCCATTCAGGCCAAAGGATCGGTCTTGATCCACCAAAAAATGTTCGAGAGCCGTTTATTCTTCGTGGATAAGCTGCTGGACATGGGCGCGCAGATCATTTTGTGTGATCCGCACCGCGCAGTGGTGATCGGTTTGGATAAGCAGGTGCAACTGCGAGGTATCTCTATGACCTCACCTGACATTCGCGCCGGAGTGTCTCTGCTGATCGCAGCACTATCAGCCCAAGGCGAATCGACCATTTACAATATTGAGCAGATCGAGCGCGGCTACCAACATATTGACGAACGTTTACGAGCACTGGGTGCCGATATAAAGCGTATCTGA
- the lepA gene encoding translation elongation factor 4: MKHIRNFCIIAHIDHGKSTLADRLLEYTKTITQREAQAQLLDDMDLERERGITIKSHAIQMDYELDGQKYVLNLIDTPGHVDFSYEVSRSIAACEGALLIVDASQGIQAQTISNLYLALENDLEIIPVLNKMDLPGAMPEEVKDQIVDLIGCKREEILAASGKTGMGIDDILRAIIERVPAPVGDPEAPLQALIFDSVFNSFRGIIAYFKVVNGEIRKNTRVKFMATGKEYIADEVGTLKLTQLPKDVIKTGDVGYIISGIKEAREVKVGDTITTIERPAAEGIQGFEEVKPMVFAGIYPVDTEDYEELRESMAKLQLNDASLVFEPESSAALGFGFRCGFLGMLHMEIIQERLEREFDMTVITTVPNVSYIAYTTKGDELIVNNPSDLPDPSKLEYVEEPYIKANIITKAEFVGPVMSLCIQKRGIIVNQSYLTADRVELVFEMPMGEIVFDFYDKLKTISKGYASFDYMQIGYRQSDLVRLDIKLNGEPVDALSSLIHRSNSYDFGKKICEKLKELLPRQQFEIAIQASIGAKVIARENVRALRKDVTAKCYGGDISRKRKLLEKQKKGKKRMRQVGNVEIPQSAFMAVLKLD; encoded by the coding sequence ATGAAGCACATCCGTAACTTTTGTATCATCGCACACATCGACCATGGTAAGAGTACCCTGGCCGATCGTTTGCTCGAATATACCAAAACCATTACCCAGCGCGAAGCGCAGGCCCAATTGCTCGACGATATGGACCTCGAACGCGAACGTGGTATCACCATCAAAAGCCACGCCATCCAAATGGACTATGAGCTGGATGGTCAAAAATATGTGCTCAACCTGATCGATACGCCAGGGCACGTGGATTTCTCGTACGAAGTGTCGCGCTCTATAGCGGCCTGCGAGGGCGCACTACTGATCGTTGATGCATCGCAGGGCATCCAGGCACAAACCATCTCTAACCTTTACCTGGCTTTAGAGAACGACCTGGAGATCATACCGGTACTGAATAAAATGGATCTCCCAGGCGCTATGCCAGAGGAGGTTAAGGACCAGATCGTTGACCTGATCGGTTGTAAACGCGAGGAGATATTGGCCGCATCGGGTAAGACCGGTATGGGTATCGATGATATCCTTCGTGCCATCATTGAGCGCGTCCCTGCCCCTGTTGGCGACCCTGAAGCACCGCTACAAGCGTTGATCTTCGACTCGGTGTTCAACTCTTTCCGCGGCATCATTGCTTATTTTAAGGTAGTTAACGGCGAGATACGCAAGAATACCCGTGTAAAATTCATGGCCACCGGTAAGGAATACATTGCGGATGAAGTGGGTACTTTAAAACTGACCCAGTTACCCAAGGATGTGATCAAGACCGGTGACGTGGGTTACATCATATCGGGTATCAAAGAGGCACGCGAGGTAAAAGTTGGAGACACGATCACCACTATCGAGCGCCCGGCGGCCGAGGGTATACAAGGTTTTGAGGAAGTGAAACCGATGGTATTTGCAGGTATTTATCCGGTAGATACCGAAGATTACGAGGAATTACGGGAATCGATGGCCAAGCTGCAACTCAACGATGCATCGCTGGTATTTGAACCGGAATCGTCGGCGGCCTTGGGTTTTGGTTTCCGTTGCGGCTTCCTGGGCATGCTCCACATGGAGATCATCCAGGAACGTTTGGAGCGCGAGTTCGACATGACGGTGATCACCACCGTTCCCAACGTATCGTATATCGCTTACACTACCAAAGGCGACGAGCTGATCGTGAACAACCCGTCAGACCTTCCTGATCCAAGCAAACTGGAGTATGTGGAAGAGCCTTACATCAAAGCTAACATCATTACTAAAGCCGAATTCGTTGGCCCGGTAATGTCATTATGTATACAAAAGCGCGGCATCATCGTTAACCAGTCGTACCTCACGGCCGACCGTGTTGAGCTGGTATTTGAGATGCCGATGGGTGAGATCGTGTTCGACTTTTATGATAAGCTGAAGACCATCTCCAAAGGTTACGCCTCGTTCGACTACATGCAGATCGGTTACCGCCAGAGCGACCTTGTACGCTTGGATATTAAACTGAACGGCGAACCGGTAGATGCACTTTCTTCGTTGATCCACCGCAGCAACTCCTACGACTTTGGTAAAAAGATCTGTGAGAAGCTGAAAGAGCTGTTGCCTCGTCAGCAATTTGAGATCGCTATACAAGCATCTATCGGTGCCAAGGTGATCGCCCGTGAGAACGTTCGTGCCTTGCGTAAGGACGTGACCGCCAAGTGTTACGGCGGTGACATCTCACGTAAACGTAAGCTGTTAGAGAAACAGAAGAAAGGTAAAAAACGCATGCGCCAGGTAGGTAACGTAGAGATACCACAATCGGCATTCATGGCGGTATTGAAGTTAGACTAA
- a CDS encoding fructosamine kinase family protein, which translates to MQEELIKHILNCLTDHYQDDVKLLSIHPVTGGDINEAYCLDTSSGKLMMKLNSRSKYAEMFEREAQGLAAIRSSRTIAVPEVIIYGHHHDDSYLIMQWIESRRATREASKLLGIQLAAMHRNTASAFGFKHHNYMGSISQSNRRHYKWSEFFVQERLMPMVKIARNKSLLEEKDIADIEQLCQRLPQLFDEEAPALIHGDLWGGNYLISADGKPYLIDPAVSYGHREFDISMTTLFGGFERAFYDAYQDAFPLAQDWEERTDLWNLYPLLLHLNLFGLSYLGQVRSSIKRYL; encoded by the coding sequence ATGCAAGAAGAATTGATAAAGCATATATTGAATTGCCTAACAGATCATTATCAAGATGATGTTAAGCTATTGTCGATACATCCGGTAACCGGTGGAGATATCAATGAGGCATATTGCCTTGATACCAGCTCGGGCAAATTGATGATGAAGCTGAATAGCAGGAGCAAATATGCTGAAATGTTCGAGCGGGAGGCACAGGGGTTAGCTGCCATCCGTTCTAGCCGAACGATCGCCGTACCGGAAGTGATCATCTACGGCCATCACCATGATGACAGCTATCTGATCATGCAGTGGATAGAAAGCCGTCGCGCCACACGGGAGGCGTCAAAGCTGCTTGGGATTCAGCTGGCAGCTATGCATCGGAACACAGCATCCGCATTTGGTTTTAAACATCACAATTACATGGGCTCGATATCCCAAAGTAACCGGCGGCATTATAAGTGGTCAGAATTTTTCGTACAAGAGCGACTGATGCCCATGGTCAAGATCGCACGTAATAAAAGCTTGTTAGAGGAAAAGGATATTGCTGATATCGAGCAATTATGTCAACGCCTACCTCAACTGTTTGATGAGGAAGCTCCCGCGTTGATACACGGCGACCTTTGGGGTGGTAACTACCTGATCAGTGCCGACGGCAAGCCATACCTGATCGACCCGGCCGTTAGCTACGGTCACCGGGAATTCGATATATCGATGACAACGTTATTCGGCGGTTTTGAAAGGGCGTTCTATGACGCTTACCAAGATGCGTTTCCACTGGCGCAAGACTGGGAGGAGCGTACTGATTTGTGGAACTTGTACCCGTTGCTGTTGCATTTAAATTTGTTCGGGCTAAGTTATCTCGGTCAGGTGAGGAGTAGTATCAAGCGGTACTTGTAA
- a CDS encoding SOS response-associated peptidase, whose protein sequence is MCGRVNFSSSTETAQRLGVKDSDTSREGDVNAFAFKGNYIFGLADRAPDALRHFHWPLVPSWSNTYPEFQTHNARSEDMTQKASYKHLLGKRHCVIAINGFYEWERTKEKIPWYFSMANGDLMLLAGLWDYNTRLDAPLLSATVITRTPNQIVGEVHDRMPVILTREQALVWLDTALTYDERAEVLQPIENSALLKVQVGKSLNKVDNKSGDWFDAPDERPLSLF, encoded by the coding sequence ATGTGTGGCAGGGTCAATTTTTCGAGCAGTACAGAGACCGCTCAGCGCTTAGGGGTCAAGGATAGCGATACTTCCCGGGAGGGCGACGTCAATGCCTTTGCGTTCAAAGGCAACTATATCTTTGGACTGGCCGACCGTGCGCCCGACGCGCTTCGGCATTTTCACTGGCCGTTGGTGCCGTCGTGGAGCAACACCTACCCGGAGTTTCAAACGCACAATGCCCGCAGTGAGGACATGACACAAAAGGCCTCATACAAACACCTATTAGGTAAGCGCCATTGTGTGATCGCCATTAACGGCTTTTATGAGTGGGAACGCACCAAGGAAAAGATACCATGGTATTTCAGCATGGCCAACGGAGACCTGATGTTATTGGCAGGCTTATGGGACTACAACACCCGGCTTGATGCTCCATTATTAAGCGCCACGGTGATCACCCGCACTCCCAATCAGATAGTCGGCGAGGTACATGATCGCATGCCTGTGATCCTGACCCGGGAGCAAGCACTTGTGTGGCTGGACACTGCATTAACTTACGATGAACGCGCTGAAGTATTACAACCCATTGAGAACAGTGCATTGCTCAAAGTGCAGGTAGGCAAAAGCCTGAACAAAGTGGACAATAAAAGTGGCGACTGGTTCGATGCGCCGGATGAGCGGCCATTGAGCTTGTTTTAA